From a single Silene latifolia isolate original U9 population chromosome 6, ASM4854445v1, whole genome shotgun sequence genomic region:
- the LOC141588437 gene encoding uncharacterized protein LOC141588437 yields the protein MIGKDPSNLPLISEEFEASKTLRELSVARDSFLAQKAKMQWLQKGDSNSAYFHGLLKKRRNGNRVIMIEDRTSKLCDTPEQLTGPLTGKEVRDTLFSIPDIKTPGPDGYMMEWSFVEQLLNAFMFPTEFKAMVLQCITTASFSLSLNGDMFGYFQDDVLLFSKGDTQSMMLLLKSFTTFYKAFGLKVSAAKSNAYFQGVPEHIKQDILRVSGFVEGLLPFKYLGMPIQTTRLKKIDCECLVEKICCRIHNYGVKKFSYAGRLVLVKVVLSSLHSYWASMFIIPKGVISRIEATCMNFLWDNSADYRRVPLVAWDKLCSLKQEGGLGLKDQEAMNKAMIGRLVHWIIEEKDSIWVQWVKKNYLKGKDWLEYKPTPKSTWVWRRICKVKEEMLPGYTTSTWTAQSTYSPAACYKWLKGRKPTVTWYKWLWNEHVIPKHQFIGWLYAHGAFRTKDKLIKYGLDVDDRCLLCEQDTECIDHLLCECVYSRRVIQAISQKMQISFPVTNMIV from the exons ATGATTGGAAAGGATCCTTCTAATTTGCCCCTAATTTCAGAGGAGTTTGAGGCTTCTAAAACTTTAAGGGAATTGAGTGTAGCAAGGGATAGCTTCCTAGCTCAAAAAGCTAAGATGCAATGGCTGCAGAAGGGGGACTCTAACAGTGCTTATTTTCATGGATTGCTCAAAAAAAGAAGAAATGGGAATAGAGTCATTATGATTGAGGACAGGACTAGTAAACTATGTGATACACCAGAACAG CTGACCGGACCACTCACTGGCAAGGAGGTTAGAGACACTTTGTTCAGCATCCCTGACATCAAGACCCCTGGACCTGATGGATACATGA TGGAATGGTCCTTTGTTGAACAATTGTTAAATGCATTCATGTTTCCTACTGAGTTCAAAGCTATGGTTCTGCAGTGTATCACCACTGCTAGCTTCTCTCTTTCACTCAATGGGGACATGTTTGGGTACTTTCAAG atgatgtaCTTCTCTTCAGTAAAGGTGATACTCAATCTATGATGCTCTTGTTAAAGTCCTTTACTACCTTTTACAAGGCATTTGGGTTAAAGGTAAGTGCTGCCAAGTCTAATGCATATTTTCAAGGGGTACCTGAGCATATTAAACAGGATATATTGAGAGTATCAGGGTTTGTAGAGGGACTGCTGCCTTTCAAATACCTAGGAATGCCTATACAAACCACTAGACTGAAGAAAATAGACTGTGAGTGTCTGGTTGAGAAGATTTGTTGTAGAATTCATAATTATGGGGTAAAGAAATTCTCTTATGCTGGGAGGTTGGTGCTAGTTAAGGTTGTGCTTTCTTCTCTACACTCATATTGGGCCTCAATGTTCATTATCCCAAAAGGGGTCATTAGCAGGATTGAAGCTACTTGCATGAACTTCCTTTGGGATAATAGTGCAGATTACAGGAGAGTGCCACTGGTAGCTTGGGATAAGTTATGCAGTCTAAAACAAGAGGGAGGACTAGGTCTCAAAGATCAGGAAGCCATGAACAAGGCAATGATTGGCAGGCTGGTTCATTGGATTATTGAGGAGAAAGATTCAATCTGGGTGCAATGGGTGAAAAAGAATTACCTAAAGGGGAAGGATTGGCTGGAGTATAAGCCTACTCCTAAATCTACTTGGGTCTGGAGAAGGATATGCAAGGTCAAGGAGGAAATGCTCCCTGGTTATACTACTAGCACCTGGACTGCACAGTCTACTTATTCTCCTGCTGCCTGCTATAAATGGCTAAAGGGGAGAAAACCTACTGTTACCTGGTATAAATGGCTTTGGAATGAGCATGTGATACCAAAGCATCAATTCATAGGCTGGTTATATGCACATGGAGCTTTCAGAACTAAAGATAAGTTGATTAAATATGGCCTGGATGTTGATGATAGGTGCCTTCTTTGTGAGCAGGATACTGAATGCATAGATCATCTACTGTGTGAATGTGTTTATAGTAGGAGAGTCATACAGGCCATCAGTCAGAAGATGCAGATCAGCTTTCCTGTCACTAATATGATTGTCTAG